A stretch of DNA from Halanaerobium saccharolyticum subsp. saccharolyticum DSM 6643:
TTATACTTGGGCCCATGGCAGATGAAAACTTAAGAAGGGGTTTAATGATTTCTAAAGGTAGTTTTATGACAATTTTCCAAAGACCAGTAGCTTTAATTTTATTTTCAATAATAATGATCATGATTTTAAGTCAAACACCTATATTTAGTAAAATAAAAACAATCATAAAAGGAGTGGGGAATAATGAATAGAAGTGATTACAAATACTCGGTTATAACAGGTTTCTTAGGTGGTCTACAGGATAGATTCATCAAATACGCTAAAGATAAAGATATGGAGGCAATTTTAGAAACAGCTGCTAATATAAAAGGCTGTTCAGGAGTAGAGGTTATCTATCCTCAAAATTTTACAGATGCAGTTAAATTCAAAAAAATGTTAGATAATCAGGGTTTAGAATGTTCTTCAGTTAATTTAAATCTTAAATCAGAAGAGAAATTTAAGTACGGTTCAATTACTAATCCTGATCCTGCTGTTAGAAAAGAATCAGTTAAATATTTAAAAGCAGCAATGGATGCTTCAGTTGAGCTTGGGAGTAATTTGATAACTGTCTGTCCACTTGGTGATGGTTCTGATTATCCATTTGAATTTGATTATGTAAGAGGTTTCAATGATGCACTTGAATGTGTAAGTGAGGCAGCAGAATATCGTGATGATGTAAAAATTAGTTTAGAGTATAAACTAAATGAAACTAGAATGCACTGTATCTTACCTGATGCTGGTAAAACTGCATATTTCTGTAATCTAGTTGATAAAGATAATGTTGGAGTAACAGTTGATATTGGACATTCATTACTTGCTGGAGAGGTTCCTGCTGATTCAATTGGATTTTTAGGAGCTACAGATAGATTGTTTTATGTTCATATAAATGATAATTATAGAAACTGGGACTGGGATATGGTTCCGGGTACAGTAAATTTCTGGGATTACATTGAAGTTCTGCTTTACTTAGAGAAGGTAGGTTATAAGGGTTGGATTACAGCAGATGTATTTCCACAGAGAAATGATCAGGTAAAAGTTATGGAAAAAACATTTGAATGGATGGACTATTTCTTTGAAATAGCTGCTAGAATTGACCATGATAAAATCTTTGAAATGATGAATGAGAATCAACCATTTGAAATTTTAGATTACGTTCGTTCTCAGATATAAGTTAATTTAATAAAACATAAATTTATATTTGAATAGATATTTCAAATATTATTAGAATACAACACGGCAGCTGAAATTATATATTTCAGCTGCTGTCTATTATAATTTTTATAAAACGTTTTTAAGATTGTAAAGGGGGTTTTAAGATTGTCTAAAGATAAAAGAGTATATGTTACAAGAAAATTACCAAAAAAAGCACTGGAAATGCTTGAAAGAGAGTTTAAAGTTGAAGTTAATCCACATGATAGAGTAATGACTAGAGAAGAGTTAGAAACAGCAGTAAAAGATATTGATGGCTTGCTGTGTTTATTAACTGATTCAATTGACTCGGAGCTTCTAGAACTAAATCCTGATTTAAAGGTTATTGCAAACTATGCTGTAGGATATAATAATATTGATGTAGAGGCTTGTACTAAAAAAGAAATTAAAGTCTCTAATACGCCTGGGGTTTTAACTGATACTACAGCTGATTTTGCCTGGACACTACTAATGGCTGCAGCACGAAGAATTATTGAGGCAGATAAATTTACTAGAGCCGGTAAATATAAGGGCTGGGGACCAATGATGTTTTTAGGTGGAGATATTTATGGGAAAAAACTGGGGATAATTGGGATAGGTAGAATTGGCAGGGCTTTTGCCCGTAGAGCAAAGGGTTTTGATATGGATTTTTATTATTATGATGTAAATAGACTGGAAAAAGCAGAAGAAAAGAGACTTGGTTTAGAATATAAAAATTTTGAGGATTTATTAAAAGAATCAGATTTTATTAGTCTTCATGTTCCGCTTATTCCTCAAACTAGACATTTGATTGGAGAAGAAGAACTAAAATTAATGAAAGAAACTGCCTATTTAATAAACACAGCTAGAGGTCCAATTATAGATGAAAAAGCTCTAGTCTGGGCTTTGAAAAATGGTGAAATTGCTGGGGCTGGACTTGATGTTTATGAAGAAGAACCGAATTTATATTCTGATCTAGATAAATTAGATAATACTGTACTAACTCCGCATATAGCCAGTGCCAGTATTGAAACAAGAACTAAAATGGCAACTATGGCAGCAGAAAACTTAATTGCTGGTTTAAAAGGAAAAGAAATGCCCAATTTAATAAATAAAGAGGCTGTTAGCTAAGATTTAGGAGGAATAGATATGAATATAGTTGTAGCTCCTGATTCATTTAAAGGAAGTATGTCAGCTATGGAAGCAGCAGAAAATATAGAAATTGGTATCAAAAAGATATTAGCTAATCCAAAAATAGAAAAAATACCTATGGCTGATGGTGGGGAAGGTACTATCCAGGCTTTAATTGATTCAAGAAATGGGATTATCATAAAGTCTCTAGTTACTGGTCCTCTGGGTAAAAAAATAGAATCACATTTTGGTCTGATAGAACAAGAAAAAATAGCAGTAGTTGAAATGGCTGCTGCTTCTGGTTTACCTCTAGTTTCCAAGGAAAAGCTTGATCCAACTATTACAACTACATATGGTACAGGTGAGTTAATCTCTAAAGCTTTAGATTATGATATTAATAAGTTAATTATTGGGATTGGAGGTAGTGCCACAAATGATGCTGGAGTTGGTATGGCCCAGGCTTTAGGAGTTAGCTTTTTAGATAAAAATGGTAATGAAATAGGATATGGTGGAAAAGAACTGGATAAAATTGAAAATATTGATATGAGCGGTCTTGATCCTAGATTGAATAATCTGGAAATTGAAGTTGCCTGTGATGTTAATAATCCATTGTTTGGCCCTAATGGAGCTGCTTATGTTTATGCTCCTCAAAAAGGAGCAGCTAAAAAAGAGGTTGAATTATTAGATAATAAACTAAGATATTTTAATGAAAAGATTAAAGAAATATTTAAGCTTGATCTACAGTCAATTGCTGGTAGTGGAGCAGCTGGTGGATTAGGTGCTGGGTTAAAAGTTTTTTTAGATGCCAGATTAAAATCTGGTATAGAAATTGTTTTAGAAGTAAATAAAGTAGAAGCAAAAATAGCAAATGCTGATTTAGTTATAACTGGTGAAGGTAAGCTGGATGGACAAACGCTCCAAGGCAAAACTCCAATTGGTGTTGCAAAATGTGCAAAAAAATATAATATTCCTGTTGTAGCAATTGTAGGAGAAATTGGTGTGGATGTTGAAAAAGTACTGAAAGAAGAAATTGATTGTGTTTTTTCTATTATACAGAAAGCATGTTCTTTAGAAGAGGCAATGGAATCTTCTAAAAAATGGATTCAATTTTCTGCAGAGCAAATTATTCGTTTAACTAATATGTGGATGTGATATTAAAATGAAAAAAATTGGAATATTAACAAGTGGAGGCGATGCTCCTGGCATGAATGCTGCAATTTATGCTGTATTCAATAGAGCAAAGTCAAATGGAATAAGTGTAATAGGGATCAAAAAAGGTTATAAAGGCCTGATTAACGATGAATTTTTTGAGATGCAGGCAGCAGATGTTGAAGGGATTTGTAAAAGAGGTGGCACTATATTAAAATCTGCCCGCTCAAAAAGATTTAAAACTAATGAAGGCCAAAAATTAGCCATTAAAATTTTAGAATCTCGAGGTATTGAAGGATTAGTGGTTATCGGGGGTAATGGTTCACTTCAGGGAGCAAAAGCCTTAGCTGAAAAAACAGATATGAAAATCATAGGGGTTCCCAGTTCTATAGATAATGATATTAATGGATGTGATTTAAGTATTGGCTTTAGCAGTGCCTGTGATATAGTTACAAAAAGTATTGATAATATTAAAGATACAGCAGTTTCTTTTCATACAGATAAGCCCAGAATCTTTGCGGTTGAAGCAATGGGTAGAAGAAGTGGTTGGATTTCAGTAATGGCTGGAATGGCAGCAGAAGCAGATTTGATAATCATTCCTGAAGAAAATCCATCAATTAAGTGTATAGCAAATAATATCAGAAATGTTTTAAGTAAAAAAAATGATTGTGTTATTTTATATGCAGAAGGTATAAGTAGATCTGATAACTTTATTGAAAAATTAAAAAGTGAATTAGGTTATAGAATCAGACATTCATTATTGGGATTTCAGCAAAGAGGAGGATCTCCAACAACGAGTGATAGAATTTTAGCTTTAAGAATGGGGAATGCTGCTGTAGATAAAATATTAGAAGGTGATAGTGGTAAATTTATAACTATTCAGTCAGATAAAATTCAAGTTAAAGAGTTAGATAATAGAGAGGATTTATTTTATTATAATAAGTATTTAGAATTATTTTCTGATAAAATAGTTAAATGATAAAATCTTTATATTTATGTGGCCAAAAATTTTAATAGAATTGATTTATATTTCCAAAATATTTTTTGAGGAGTGAAAAGTAAATGATAAAGATTTTAGTTGCGATTAAAGGTGCTGACAGCTGTTCGAAAGTTGCTCAAAAAGCTCAAGAACTAGCTCTGCTCTGTAAAGGAGAAGTAACTTTTATAACAATAGTTAGTAATGAAATGGGCTTAATTACTTCCAAAGAAAAATTAGAAACGACTGAAGAAAATTTAAATATAAAAAAATCTGAAAAAAATAAAGCTTTAAAAACCTGTAGTATGGTCTATGGTCAGTGTGAACGCAAATTGGGAGAAAAGGGTTTAGAGACTAAAAGAGTAGTTAAAGAGGGTAATTATCCAGCTGAAGATATTTGTAAATACGCTGATGAAAATAATTTTGATTTATTAGTGATAGCAGATAAAGGTGATACAAAATTAAAAGATAAATTATTAGGCAGTACTACAGAAAAGATTGTAAGGGAGTCCAAAACTTCAGTTTTAGTTGTTAAATAATGAAAATTGATAATATATTATTTTGATTTAAAAAAATAAAAGTTAATAATAAATTTTTTCAGGAGTGATAGCTTTGTTAAAAGAAGTTGCTAAGATAGTAAGAGGTTTATCTGCAGATATTGTAGAAAAGGCAAATTCAGGACATCCAGGGATGCCGATTGGCTGTGCTGATATTGGTGCATTATTATTTGGAGAGGTAATGAATATTGATGCTTCAAAATCAGACTGGCCTGATAGAGATCGTTTTGTACTCTCAGCCGGACATGGTTCAGCATTTTTATATTCATTTTTGCACCTTAACGGTTATGATGTTTCAATGGATGATTTAAAAGAATTTAGACAGCTTCATTCTAAGACACCAGGCCATCCAGAGTACGCAGAAACTGATGGAGTAGAAACTACAACTGGACCATTAGGTCAGGGTTTTGCAAATGCAGTTGGTATGTCCTTAGCAGAAAAAATGTTAGCTGCTAAATATAATACTGAAAAGCATAATATTGTTGATCATTATACCTATACAATTATGGGTGATGGCTGTATGATGGAGGGTATTACTTCTGAGGCCGCATCACTTGCAGGTCATTTAGGACTAGATAAGTTAATTGCTATTTATGATGATAATGATATTTCAATTGCTGGAAACACAACCTTAGCTTTTACAGAATCTGTAGCTGATCGTTTTAAAGCTTATGGCTGGCAGGTAATAGAAAATATTGATGGTCATGATATTGAACAGCTAAGAGATGCAATTAATCAGGCCAAATCAGATAAAGATAGACCGACAGTAATTATGGCTAAAACCCATATTGCTTTAGGAGCACCTACAAAGCAGGATACAAGCGATGCTCATGGGGCACCATTAGGCGAAGAAGAAATTAAAGGTTTAAAAGAAAAATTTGATTTACCGGTAGATAAGAAATTTTATATTTCAGATGAAGTAAAGGAATTTTTCCGTGCTCATGCTGCAAAGATGCAGGATCAAAGATTGGCCTGGGAAAAAGAATTTGCTGAGTGGGCTAAAGAAAATCCTAAGCTCAAAAAAGAATGGGATCAGGCAATGGAACTTAAACTGCCTGTAGATTTAAAAGAAGAAATAATGGATTTAGAAATAGAGGCTCCAATAGCAACTAGAAAATCAGCAGGAGCAGCTTTATCTAAAGCATTTGAAATTATTCCTTATTTAGTAGGTGGCTCAGCTGATCTGGCACCTTCTACTAAAACTTATAATGCTGAATATGGAGAAGTACAAAAAGGTAGCTACAGCGGCAGAAACTTCCGTTTTGGAGTTAGAGAACATGCAATGGGAGCGATTACCAATGGTTTAGCCTTACATGCTGGTTTGCGTCCGTTTGCAGCGACTTTCCTTGTTTTCTCTGATTATATGAAACCTGCAGTTAGGCTTGCTGCTTTAATGAAACAGCCTGTGATTTATGTCTTTACCCATGATTCTGTTTTTGTTGGAGAAGATGGACCTACTCATCAGCCAATAGAACATGTGGAAGCATTAAGAATTATTCCAGGACTTAAGGTTTTAAGACCAGGAGATGAAGAAGAAGCAAAAGCTGCCTGGGTTGAAGCATTAGAAACAAAAGATCAGCCAACAGCTTTAATTTTAACCAGACAGAATCTAAATCATATTGAAAAATATCAGGGTCTTGATAACTATAATAATGGTGGCTATTTTGTTAGTGACCCTCAAGATGCAGATACAATTATCTTTGCCAGCGGTAGTGAGGTTAACTTAGCTGAAGCAAGTGCTAAACTTTTAGCAGATAAGGGGATCAAAGCAGCTGTTATGTCAGTACCAGAAAGACAAAAATTAGAAAAATATGCTGCCGAACATCCATTACCTGAAGCAAAATTAAAAGTAGCTATCGAAGCCGGAGTAACAGGTGGCTGGTATAAGTTAGTCGGTAGTGATGGTTTAGTAATTGGTCTGGACCGCTTTGGTTTAAGTGGAAAAGGTCAGGAAGTTGGAGAAGAACTAGGCTTTAAAGCTGAAAAAGTAGCTGCAGAGATTGAAAAAGCTTTAAATAACTAAAAAAATTATTAGAAAGAATTTAGTATTTATATGTATTTACAAATAAATATATCTTATAGATTAAGGCTGCCATTAATTTTATTATTGGTAGTCTTTTTATTTTTAGATATATTTTAAGTAAAAAATTTATAATCATTATGTCTTCTAAGTTCTAATAATTGAAGAATCAGCTTTTGTAGAGTATAATGTAATTATAGTTTATAAATATATCATTCAGAAATACTATTTCACAAGGAGGATTTTAATTGAATTATCCACAGCTTGATGTTTATGTAAATAAAATAGAAGAAAATGCAAAAAAATTAAAAAAAGAATTAGATTCAAAGAACATAAAATTAACAGCAGTAGTCAAAGGATTTGCAGGTGATACAAATGTTTTTAGTGCGTATCAGAGAGCAGGTATCAAAAGTATAGCTGATTCCCGTATCGAAAACATTCAAAAATTTAGAAAAAGCGGTTATCAAGGAGAAGCGTTAATGCTTAGAATTCCAATGCCATCTGAAATAGAAGAAATTGTTAATAATGTAGATGTTTCTTTAGTAACTGAATTAAAAACTGCAGCTTTGATTTCTGATAAAGCTGAAGTTTTAAATAAAGAAATTGATTTGATAATTATGGTCGACATTGGTGACAGAAGAGAAGGCGTTTTAGCCGCTGATTTAGAAGATTTGGCTTTGAAAATTGAAGCTATGAATAACGTAACACTTAAAGGCATAGGAACAAACTTGGGCTGTTTTGCAGGAATTATTCCAGATGAAAAAAACACCAATAAATTAATTAAGATAAAAAAAGAGCTAGAAAATAAAATTGGAAGAAAACTGGATATTTTATCTGCTGGCAATACTGCAACTTTAAGGCTGTTAAAAGATCAATATCTAGCCCAAGAAATAACTAATTTAAGAGTAGGAGAAGCAATATTGCTTGGAACAGATATTATAAATGAGAGTTTGCTTGATGGCTTTAATCATTATAATTTTCGTCTACAGGCAGAAATAGTTGAGTTAAAAGAAAAACCTTCAGATCCCGAAGGAGAAATGGCTTTTGGTGGTCAGGGAAGGGGTCAGATAATAGAAGACAAAGGGCTACGCCGGCGTGCTATTTTAGCAGTTGGTAAACAAGATATAGATTATAATGGTCTTTATCCAGGATTAGAAGGAGTTAAAGTCTTAGGCTGTAGTAGTGATCATTTGATTACTGATGTTACAGAAGTAGATCAAAAATTAGAGGTTGGAGATGTTTTGACTTTTAAAATAAACTATAGTGCCATGTTAAGAGCAATGACTTCTCAATATGTCACTAAAAACTATATAGAATAATATTGGAGGGTTAAATTTGGATTTTTATTTAATTATTTTCTTTTTGTTTACCGGAATATTCTTAGGGTTTTTTCTTGATGAAAAAAATTACTTTGTTAAATTTGCAGATTTAATCACTAAAATTGGTCTTGTAGTTTTACTGCTGGCAATGGGAGCAAATTTAGGTAGTAATGAACAGATTTTTAGACAGCTTGGAGAGATTGGTTTTCAAGCTTTTATTTTTGCAGCAGTTAGTATTATCTTTAGTGTTTTAGCAGTAGTTATATTTGTGAAAATTATGGATTTAAATAATCTGCTATTGGGAGCTGACCCAGATACAGAAGCTGAAATTGAAGAGCAAAGTGCTGACAATACAATGACAATTCTTATTTTTTCTTCGGTTGTATTAGGTATTTTAGCAGGATATTTTCTTTTAAATGGTGGAGAAGCTAACTTTTTAGATTCAATAACTAATTATTCTTTAGCAGTACTACTTTTTGGAGTTGGTATTGATATTGGAGCAAGCCGTGAGATTATTGAAGATTTAAGACTTATGGGCTGGAAACTAATTGTGATTCCAATTTTAATAGCTGTTGGATCTATACTGGGAGCAGTTATAATTGGCTTAATATTTAACTTTTCAGCTGGAGAATCAGCGGCAGTTGGTGCTGGTTTTGGTTGGTATAGTTTATCTGGAGTTTTAATTTCTAAATTACATAGTGCAGAATTAGGATCACTGGCATTTTTAACTAATGTTTTTAGAGAGTTGATGACAGTAATGGTACTGCCTGTAGTTGCTAAATATTTTGGAAGTTTAGCAGCAATTGCACCGGGTGGGGCAACAACAATGGATGTAACCCTGCCGCTAGTTAAGGAATCAGGTGGAGAAGCAGTTGTTATTCCAGCGTTCATCAGTGGAGCAGTACTTTCAACACTAGTTCCTATCTTAGTACCATTATTTTTGAATTTCTAAAAAACTATATGTAGTAATAGAGCGAAAGTCTGCCGCAAACCTCGTGGGCTTGCCCCGGGGAGGGGCAAAATAATGTTTCTAAATTTAATTAGAAAGGAATGATTATAATGATTAAAAAAGAAGAAAAACTTCAAAATATGAATCAGGCTTTAAAAGCTTTAATTGAACCTGAAGGGGATTGGCTGGCTAATTTAGCAAATAGTTCTGCTTTGTTGTTTGAGTTTATGAGTGATATAAACTGGGCTGGGTATTATATTTGGAAACAGGATCAACTTGTTTTGGGTCCGTTTCAGGGCAAAACAGCATGTGTCAGAATTGATGAAGACAAAGGTGTCTGTGGCACAGCTTATTCCCAGCGTAAAATAATGTTGGTGGATGATGTGCATGAGTTCCCAGGCCACATTGCCTGTGATCCTAATTCTAAATCAGAAATAGTGCTGCCAATAATAGTCGGGGGAGAAGTAATTGCTGTCTTAGATATTGACAGTCCTAAAAAATCACGTTTTGATGAATTAGATCATGAATATTTAAAAGAATTTGTTGATATTTTAATTGATGAGACAGATTTTTTGCCATTGATGGAAAAATTTTAAATTAATAACTTAAAAATAAATATAAACACAAATTTAGGGAGGCCAAATTTTGTTTAAAAATAAAGAAGCTTTTCTTTTTGATTTAGATGGTACATTATTAACAATAGAGACAGATCAATTTTTAAAATATTATTTTGGAGCTCTATCGTCCAAATTTGAAGATTTATGTAAAAAGCAGGATGATTTTATTAAACTTTTAATGGACTCAACTGAGAAAATGATAAAGAATGACGGCAGCCGCAGTAATCAGCAGGCTTTTATGGAAGCTTTTATGGAGAAAATAGAAGTTAAAAGTAAAGAAGAAGCTGCAAAAATAAAAGAAAGATTTGATCAATTTTATCAAAATGAGTTTGTAGCTTTAGAAAAACATTTTGAAATTGATAGAGAGAATCCTTTGGAAATCATTGAGTATTTGAAAAATAAAGATAAAAAACTTGTTTTAGCAACCAACCCGCTTTTTCCTAAAGAAGCAGTTGAAAAAAGATTAAGTTGGACAGGTATTAATCCAGCTGATTTTGAACTTTTAACTCATTATGAAAATATGAGCTATGCTAAACCTAATCCAAATTATTATAAAGAAATTTTAGGAAAGATCAATGTAAATCCGGAAAATTGCCTGATGATTGGCAATGATTTAAAAGAAGATGCGGTTGCTGCTGATTTAGGAATAGCAACTCTAATTATTGAAGATAAATTAATTGAAAGAGGCGCTTGCGATTATCCTATAGAGTGGCGGGGAAGTTTAAGAGAATTTAAAGAGCTGCTTAAAAAAGAAATATAAAAAAAGCTCCAGCGTAATTTATTAAATTCTGCTGGAGCTTTCGTTTGTTTAATTATATTTATTTAATATAATTATTTTTCAACTGTAATTTTTTCTTTTTTAGTTAATTCATATTCTTTTTCATAAACCTTGACCTTTAGGTTTTTTCCTGTTTCTAAAGAAAAAGTGCTGTTTTCTTGATTAACATTTACTTTAATTCTGCGGCCTCTGAACTTAATCATGAAGTTAAATCCATTCCAGGCTTTAGGTAAAAATGGTCTAAATTCTACCTGGTCATTTTTAACTTCAAAACCTGCAAAACCTTTTACAATTGACATCCAGGTTCCAGCCATACTTGTAATATGCAGGCCATCATCAGTGTCAGTATTATAATTGTCCAGATCTAAGCGGGCTGTTCTTAAATATAACTGATATGCTTTTTCCTCACGCTTTAAATCAGCAGCTAAGATTGAATAAATACATGGTGAAAGAGATGACTCATGGACTGTTCTTGGTTCATAAAAATCATAATGGCGAGCAATACTTTCCTGGTCAAAATCTTCTTTAAAATAATAGATTCCCTGCAGCACATCAGCCTGTTTAATAAACGTAGATCGTAAAATTCTGTCCCAGGACCAATTTTTGTGCAGTGGAATGTCTTTTTCATCTAAATCTGAAACCAGTTTTTGTTCTTTATCTAAATAGCCATCCTGTTGAGCAAAAATATCATATTCTTCAAGATACGGATAGTACATTTTTTCTGTCATATCCTGCCATAATTCGAGTTCTGATTCTTTAATTTCAAGTTCAGCAATCCATTCCTCGTATCTCCCAGGATCATTTTGCTTAAGTTTATTTAAATTCTCAAGAGTATAATTTAGAGTCCAAACTGCAAGCCGGTTGGTATACCAATTATTATTTACATTGTTTTCATATTCATTAGGGCCAGTTACGCCCAGAATCATATACTTATTTTTGCGAGGATTAAAGTGAGCTCTATCTGCCCAAAAACGAGAAATTTCAGCTAAAACTGGGATTCCGTATTCTTTTATATATGAATCATCTCCAGTATAATCAACATAATCTTTAATTGCATGAGCAATGGCCCCATTGCGATGGATTTCTTCAAAAGTGATTTCCCATTCATTATGGCATTCCTCACCATTAATAGTCACCATTGGATAAAGGGCACCATCTAAATCTAATTTATCTGCATTTTCTACAGCTTTTTGTAAGTGTCTATATCTGTATAGTAATAAATTGCGCCCAACATCTTCACTGTGGGTAGAAAGATAGAAAGGTAGACAGTAAGCTTCGGTATCCCAGTAAGTTAAACCACCATATTTTTCTCCAGTAAAACCTTTAGGCCCAATATTTAAACGAGGATCATGGCCGGTATAAGTCTGATTTAAGTGGAAAATATTAAAGCGAATTCCCTGCTGCGCTTCTGGATCTCCTTCTATTTTGATATCACTATCCTGCCAGATTTTATTCCAGGCTTTTTTATGTTCAGTAAATAATTCAGCATAACCGCGAAATGATGCTTCAGAAACCTTAGTTTCTGCTTTTTTACTTACCTGGTCATCTTTATAATCACGGCTGGTGCAGACTGCAATATATTTATTTAACTCAACATCTTCTCCAACTTCAGCTTCAAAAGTAATTCTATTACCAACGTAATTTTCTGCTCCTGGTCCAGTTAATAGTTCAACTTTGCGGTCGTTTTTGTTCAATTCCCAAGTCATTGCTGAAGCAACAACAAAATCTGATTTTTTAGTTTTCATT
This window harbors:
- a CDS encoding HAD family hydrolase; protein product: MFKNKEAFLFDLDGTLLTIETDQFLKYYFGALSSKFEDLCKKQDDFIKLLMDSTEKMIKNDGSRSNQQAFMEAFMEKIEVKSKEEAAKIKERFDQFYQNEFVALEKHFEIDRENPLEIIEYLKNKDKKLVLATNPLFPKEAVEKRLSWTGINPADFELLTHYENMSYAKPNPNYYKEILGKINVNPENCLMIGNDLKEDAVAADLGIATLIIEDKLIERGACDYPIEWRGSLREFKELLKKEI
- a CDS encoding family 65 glycosyl hydrolase domain-containing protein, with the translated sequence MKKYFEVDEWKIIENGFDQNYNRVTESVMSLGNGHMGLRGNFAENYSGDSLQGTYIAGVYYPDKTIVGWWKNGYPEYFAKIANAANFIGVNLKIDGQEIDLNKVDFTNFKRVLNMKEAYLERSFTVQLEDNRVEVVETRFLNQKNKELAALKYKLRPLDKDTEIVLTPYLNGDVKNEDANYDDFFWKGLEKKNNKGKAMLSMKTKKSDFVVASAMTWELNKNDRKVELLTGPGAENYVGNRITFEAEVGEDVELNKYIAVCTSRDYKDDQVSKKAETKVSEASFRGYAELFTEHKKAWNKIWQDSDIKIEGDPEAQQGIRFNIFHLNQTYTGHDPRLNIGPKGFTGEKYGGLTYWDTEAYCLPFYLSTHSEDVGRNLLLYRYRHLQKAVENADKLDLDGALYPMVTINGEECHNEWEITFEEIHRNGAIAHAIKDYVDYTGDDSYIKEYGIPVLAEISRFWADRAHFNPRKNKYMILGVTGPNEYENNVNNNWYTNRLAVWTLNYTLENLNKLKQNDPGRYEEWIAELEIKESELELWQDMTEKMYYPYLEEYDIFAQQDGYLDKEQKLVSDLDEKDIPLHKNWSWDRILRSTFIKQADVLQGIYYFKEDFDQESIARHYDFYEPRTVHESSLSPCIYSILAADLKREEKAYQLYLRTARLDLDNYNTDTDDGLHITSMAGTWMSIVKGFAGFEVKNDQVEFRPFLPKAWNGFNFMIKFRGRRIKVNVNQENSTFSLETGKNLKVKVYEKEYELTKKEKITVEK